The Arthrobacter oryzae DNA window ACACCCGTCCGGCCGGATTGGCGAGGACCCCCAGGGCATCCCCAACAACCTGGTTCCGTTCATCGCCCAGGTCGCAGTGGGCCGCCGCGAAAAACTGATGGTCTTCGGCGGCGACTACGACACACCGGACGGCACCTGCCTCCGTGACTACATCCACGTGGTGGACCTCGCCGAAGGCCACGTCGCCGCCCTCAACCACGTGGCCGGCCGCACGGGTGTGTTCCGGTGGAACCTCGGTTCCGGCAAGGGATCATCGGTGCTGGAGGTGCTGCGTTCCTTCGAAAAGGCCGTAGGCCACGAACTCCCCTACGAGATTACGGGCCGCCGCGCCGGCGATCTCCCCGCGTTCTGGGCCGATGCCACGTCGGCCCTGGCTGACCTCGGCTGGTCCACTACGAAAACCGTGGACCAGATGTGCGAGGACCACTGGCGCTGGCAGAAGAACAACCCGCTGGGCTACAACTCCTGACATCGGTTGCTCCGTAGGTGTCGTTTTCACGGCCCAAAACGACCGTGGGCCCACGCCGGCGAGGGCCCCGGCCCGAGCTTGCGAGGGCAGGGAGCCGGTGGGGATCAATCGATGAAAGAACGACGCCGGCTGCGCACCCAAGGTGCGCAGCCGGCGTCGTAGTTTAATTCGTCAGCCTTAGCTGGCAGGGTAGTTCCGCTCCGGCTCTCCTGTGTAGAGCTGGCGCGGACGGCCAATCTTGGTGCTGGGGTCGTTGATCATTTCGCGCCACTGGGCAATCCAGCCCGGCAGGCGGCCGATCGCGAAGAGCACTGTGAACATCTTCTCCGGGAAGCCCATGGCCTTGTAGATCAGGCCGGTGTAGAAGTCCACGTTCGGGTAGAGCTTGCGCTGGATGAAGTAGTCGTCACCCAGGGCCTTCTCCTCAAGGCGCATGGCGATGTCCAGCAGTTCGTCGTTGCCGCCGAGTTTGCCGAGCACTTCGTGTGCCGTGTCCTTGACGATCCTGGCCCGCGGATCGTAGTTCTTGTAGACGCGGTGCCCGAAGCCCATGAGGCGGACGCCGTCTTCCTTGTTCTTGACCTTCTCCATGTAGTCCTCGGGCTTGATGCCCTCGGTCTGGATCTGGCGCAGCATCTTGAGCACGGCTTCGTTGGCGCCGCCGTGGGCGGGGCCGAACAGCGCGTTGATACCTGCGGACACCGAGGCGAAGAGGTTGGCGTTGGACGAGCCGACCAGTCGTACGGTGGACGTGGAACAGTTCTGCTCGTGGTCCGCGTGCAGGATCAGCAGAAGGTCCAGGGCCTTGACCATCACCGGGTCCAGCTCGTACTGCTCGGCCGGAAGGCCGAAGCTGAGGCGGAGGAAGTTCTCCACCAGGTTCATGGAGTTGTCCGGGTAGAGCATGGGCTGGCCAATGCTCTTCTTCAGGGCGTAGGCCGCGATGACCGGCATTTTGGCCAGGAGCCGGTACGTGGAAACTTCCACATGCTCCGCGTTGAAGGGATCCAGGGAGTCCTGGTAGAAGGTGGAGAGCGCGGATACGGCCGAGGACAGCACGGGCATCGGGTGGGCGTCGCGCGGGAACCCGCCGAAGAAGCCCTTGAGCTCTTCGTGCAGCAGCGTGTGGCGGCGGATCCTCTGGTCGAAGGCGTCCAGCTCGGTGGGAGTCGGCAGGTTGCCGTAGATCAGCAGGTAGGAAACTTCCAGGAAGCTGGAGTGCTGTGCCAGCTGCTCAATCGGGTACCCGCGGTACCGCAGGATGCCGGCATCGCCGTCGATGTACGTGATGGCCGAAGTGGTGGCCGCGGTGTTCATGAAACCGGGGTCAAAGGCGACGGCGCCTGTCTGCTTCAGCAGTTTGGAAACGTCATAGCCTTCGTTTCCTTCTACAACCTTGATACGGGGGAGTTCGAGCTCGCCGCCCGCGTGGCGCAGGGTTGCGCTGGTGGTCTCAGTCATGGAGTCTCCTCATGAGGCGTCAGGGCCTCTCTGTAGAAAGCTTGATCCAACCTCCGGTGAAGCCGGCCGAGGAGCCTGCAGGGCAGGGATTCCAACGGCCGGGCTGCCTTCTTGTAGAAAGCCACCATTGATAGTCAGTTAAAAAGTACCGCTCCAAGGCAAGGTGACACTAATCCGGTAGTGCCGAAATGCCCCGAAAACGCCCCCGTTGTGTTGCGTGTCACACCATTGTTACGGACCTGTTGCCGCCCGTTGCCGGCTACGCGCCAGCGGTCAGCCGTGCCACTCCCGCGTCGATCCGCTCATCCGCGGCGGTCAGTGCCACCCGGATAAACCCGTTTCCGGCATCGCCGTAGAACACGCCGGGACCCACCACAATCCCGAGCCCGGCCAGCCTGCCTACGGTGTCCCACGTGGCTTCACCGGCACTGCACCACAGGTAGAGTCCCGCCTGGGACTCGTGG harbors:
- a CDS encoding citrate synthase, translating into MTETTSATLRHAGGELELPRIKVVEGNEGYDVSKLLKQTGAVAFDPGFMNTAATTSAITYIDGDAGILRYRGYPIEQLAQHSSFLEVSYLLIYGNLPTPTELDAFDQRIRRHTLLHEELKGFFGGFPRDAHPMPVLSSAVSALSTFYQDSLDPFNAEHVEVSTYRLLAKMPVIAAYALKKSIGQPMLYPDNSMNLVENFLRLSFGLPAEQYELDPVMVKALDLLLILHADHEQNCSTSTVRLVGSSNANLFASVSAGINALFGPAHGGANEAVLKMLRQIQTEGIKPEDYMEKVKNKEDGVRLMGFGHRVYKNYDPRARIVKDTAHEVLGKLGGNDELLDIAMRLEEKALGDDYFIQRKLYPNVDFYTGLIYKAMGFPEKMFTVLFAIGRLPGWIAQWREMINDPSTKIGRPRQLYTGEPERNYPAS